One window from the genome of Paenibacillus azoreducens encodes:
- a CDS encoding DUF262 domain-containing protein, with protein sequence MELYAYPRTLRDILGLNRRYIIPRFQREYSWGEDELMTLWDDILSNLKIDGKNLSESEYFIGSIVLVGDDTADTKFLIVDGQQRITTITIFFSALTEIFKEIGNYSLMKNSHKYVEAENDDGETFLKLENENPKPFFQFRIQQMDKNENFSPKSDEENGLMFAYNFFKEKMLKDNLIKEIKRKYKLGTIDYIDLLKTLRNQVLSFKTIYITVKDEDDAYLIFETLNAKGKDLESIDLIKNLIFKKIRTTAAGDLAKESWRSTRNILFSKENKISMSQFYRHYWLSKYSFTRDAGLYEDFKKRVPDTESSYENFLKELNDAANVYVQLTNPQITDWKQVEEKFVFDTIVALRTFDVSQPRPLLMALLDIRNKSKNIKFEDFRKVIVAMEKFHFIFTAIASSRASNIESKYSTFARQIRSCDNKTQTNKVIDEIINYYKDNLPSYDIFEDKFTSLYYSKKVTSNKRIIQYILRKTENYYLDTEELTTDIISIEHIMSESTEDENIGKIGNLLPLDKKLNSSIGDLEFRNKVEQYKKSKLITVKNFIMEHQRSATWGPDEISQRSKELATLAYNYVWKIE encoded by the coding sequence TTGGAATTATATGCGTATCCAAGGACACTTAGAGATATATTAGGTTTAAATAGAAGGTACATTATACCTAGATTTCAAAGGGAGTATTCTTGGGGTGAAGATGAATTAATGACCCTTTGGGACGATATACTTTCTAATCTGAAAATCGACGGTAAAAATTTAAGTGAGTCGGAATACTTTATCGGATCAATTGTTCTTGTTGGCGATGACACCGCTGATACAAAATTCTTGATTGTAGATGGTCAACAACGTATAACCACAATTACTATTTTCTTCTCTGCTTTAACTGAAATATTTAAAGAAATTGGTAATTATTCTTTGATGAAAAATTCGCATAAATATGTTGAAGCTGAGAACGATGATGGTGAAACATTCCTGAAGTTGGAGAACGAAAATCCTAAACCATTTTTTCAATTTCGAATTCAACAGATGGATAAGAATGAAAATTTTTCTCCGAAATCAGATGAAGAAAATGGACTTATGTTTGCCTATAATTTCTTTAAAGAGAAGATGTTGAAAGATAACTTGATTAAAGAGATTAAACGTAAATATAAATTAGGTACCATAGACTACATAGATTTATTAAAAACTCTGCGAAACCAAGTCCTGTCTTTTAAAACAATATATATTACTGTAAAAGATGAGGATGATGCATATCTAATATTTGAGACACTCAATGCAAAGGGCAAGGATTTAGAATCTATAGATCTCATTAAGAATTTAATTTTCAAGAAAATCAGAACTACTGCAGCTGGTGATCTTGCAAAAGAGTCATGGCGTTCTACTCGTAATATCCTCTTTAGTAAGGAAAACAAGATAAGTATGTCACAATTCTATAGGCATTACTGGCTTTCAAAATATTCATTTACTAGAGATGCTGGTTTGTATGAAGACTTTAAAAAAAGAGTACCTGATACTGAATCTTCATATGAAAATTTTTTGAAAGAACTTAATGATGCTGCTAATGTTTATGTTCAACTGACCAATCCTCAGATAACGGATTGGAAACAAGTTGAAGAAAAGTTTGTGTTCGACACAATTGTTGCACTAAGAACTTTTGATGTTTCACAGCCTAGGCCACTATTAATGGCTTTATTAGATATAAGAAATAAATCAAAAAATATTAAATTTGAAGATTTCAGAAAAGTAATAGTGGCTATGGAAAAGTTCCACTTTATTTTCACAGCTATTGCTTCTTCAAGAGCATCCAATATTGAAAGTAAATATTCAACATTTGCTAGACAAATAAGATCTTGTGATAATAAAACACAGACTAACAAAGTTATTGATGAAATTATCAATTACTATAAAGATAACTTGCCTTCTTACGATATATTTGAAGATAAATTTACTTCTCTCTATTATTCGAAAAAGGTAACATCTAACAAAAGGATTATTCAATATATTTTGAGAAAAACAGAAAATTACTATCTAGACACTGAAGAGCTAACAACAGATATTATCTCAATTGAACATATTATGAGTGAGTCTACAGAAGATGAGAATATCGGTAAAATTGGAAATTTACTTCCATTAGATAAAAAATTAAATTCATCTATAGGTGATTTGGAATTTAGAAATAAAGTTGAGCAATATAAAAAATCTAAACTAATTACTGTTAAAAATTTCATAATGGAACACCAGAGGTCTGCAACTTGGGGACCAGATGAGATATCACAAAGATCTAAAGAATTAGCAACTCTCGCTTATAATTATGTATGGAAAATTGAGTAA
- a CDS encoding DinB family protein, with the protein MNINQTILFIDEELTQTLNDYQNWFVLKPEVLSFKPQVGWSIEQILEHVTLTNHFLLILIRKGKRKAIELSTKKDLKSVLESYQYNLQALDAIAKHKSFNWIRPEHMEPKGDKELGQIRSLLDDQIKECKDLLKEMKNGEGILYKTTMTVNNLGKINVYQYIYFLCQHAKRHIVQMQKVMNEYSKFKEAE; encoded by the coding sequence ATGAATATAAACCAAACGATTCTTTTTATAGATGAAGAATTAACTCAAACATTAAATGACTATCAAAACTGGTTTGTTTTAAAGCCTGAAGTGCTATCCTTCAAACCTCAGGTTGGATGGAGTATTGAACAAATATTAGAGCATGTAACATTAACTAATCACTTCTTATTGATTCTAATTAGAAAAGGAAAGCGGAAGGCAATCGAACTATCTACAAAGAAAGATTTGAAATCAGTATTAGAGTCTTATCAATACAACCTACAAGCTCTTGATGCAATAGCTAAACATAAGTCTTTTAATTGGATTAGGCCAGAACATATGGAGCCTAAGGGAGATAAAGAACTAGGACAAATAAGATCTTTACTTGATGATCAAATTAAAGAATGTAAAGATCTTTTGAAAGAGATGAAAAATGGAGAAGGAATACTTTATAAAACAACAATGACGGTAAATAATTTAGGAAAGATTAATGTTTATCAATATATCTATTTTTTGTGTCAGCATGCAAAAAGACACATTGTACAAATGCAAAAAGTAATGAATGAATATAGTAAATTCAAGGAAGCCGAGTAG
- a CDS encoding DUF1643 domain-containing protein has protein sequence MNQDAIFDSERKYRYLLTREWDTNLPKLLYIMLNPSVANEVSEDRTSKQCLYFANKFQYGSLEIVNLYSLISTDPKGLKKSLIDPVGSETDKHIREAALRADRVIVAWGEKHFFNKRDKQVIELLRKEEVELFCLKMAKTGHPRHPSRLGHDIEELIRFG, from the coding sequence ATGAACCAAGACGCTATATTTGATTCAGAAAGAAAGTATAGATATTTATTGACTAGAGAATGGGATACAAATCTACCAAAGTTATTGTACATAATGTTAAACCCAAGTGTTGCAAATGAAGTTTCAGAGGATCGGACTTCAAAACAATGCCTATATTTTGCAAATAAATTTCAATACGGTTCACTCGAAATAGTCAATCTTTATAGTTTAATATCAACTGATCCAAAAGGGCTAAAAAAATCGTTAATAGATCCTGTAGGTTCTGAGACGGACAAACACATCAGAGAAGCCGCGTTAAGAGCTGATCGAGTGATCGTAGCGTGGGGAGAAAAACACTTCTTCAATAAACGCGATAAACAAGTAATAGAATTATTGAGAAAGGAAGAAGTTGAACTATTTTGTTTGAAAATGGCTAAGACTGGCCATCCAAGACACCCTTCAAGACTTGGGCATGACATAGAAGAATTGATTAGATTTGGATGA
- a CDS encoding nucleotidyltransferase domain-containing protein, whose product MILEKVINRIVIQSEYKDFVDKYIDNILTEFKGKIHSIYMCGSIPKGTAKPFKSDADFTIVCVNPKDIDYERLSNIKDRLLEEYPVLTKIDTTICSIDDVLSKPNEWGFWVKIICVCIYGHDVGEKVPPIIISPEFILDLNTETKKEVDRIHRLLSNASDNTMKNRYIKGYSKRLIRALYSLVLEDTGVWQDDIIKMKNAILNYCEIDSALVDYLYACYLDSNNVLVEEFLGIADEVYSYFENALNAMAASRTSFD is encoded by the coding sequence ATGATATTAGAAAAAGTTATAAATAGAATTGTAATACAAAGTGAATATAAGGATTTTGTTGATAAGTATATAGATAATATACTTACCGAATTTAAAGGTAAGATTCATAGCATTTATATGTGTGGCTCGATTCCAAAAGGAACTGCTAAACCTTTTAAGTCAGATGCAGACTTTACTATTGTATGTGTAAATCCCAAAGATATTGATTACGAAAGATTGTCAAATATTAAAGACAGGCTTTTGGAAGAATATCCAGTATTAACTAAGATTGATACGACAATTTGCTCGATTGACGATGTATTAAGTAAACCAAATGAGTGGGGTTTTTGGGTAAAGATAATTTGTGTTTGCATATATGGTCATGACGTTGGTGAAAAAGTACCACCGATAATTATTTCTCCAGAGTTCATTTTAGACTTAAATACAGAGACCAAGAAGGAAGTAGACCGTATACATCGTTTACTTTCTAATGCTAGTGATAACACAATGAAAAATAGATATATTAAAGGTTACTCTAAGAGATTAATTCGTGCATTATACTCATTGGTTTTAGAAGATACAGGTGTATGGCAAGATGATATTATTAAGATGAAGAATGCCATATTAAACTATTGCGAGATTGACTCCGCTTTAGTTGATTATCTGTATGCTTGTTACTTGGATAGTAATAATGTACTTGTTGAAGAGTTTCTGGGAATTGCAGATGAAGTATATAGCTATTTTGAGAACGCGTTAAATGCAATGGCTGCTTCCAGAACTTCCTTCGACTAA
- a CDS encoding helix-turn-helix domain-containing protein: MISYKPFQKLLIDREIKKQDLLKMTGISSATMAKLNTNEYVSLEVIDKLCTALGCQPGDLLEHITDQ, encoded by the coding sequence ATGATAAGTTATAAACCATTTCAAAAATTATTGATTGATAGGGAAATTAAGAAACAAGATTTATTAAAAATGACGGGTATTTCATCGGCAACGATGGCAAAGCTCAATACGAATGAATATGTATCGTTAGAAGTAATTGATAAATTATGTACGGCATTGGGATGCCAGCCTGGAGATCTTTTGGAACATATAACAGACCAGTGA